Proteins co-encoded in one Callospermophilus lateralis isolate mCalLat2 chromosome 2, mCalLat2.hap1, whole genome shotgun sequence genomic window:
- the Zbtb43 gene encoding zinc finger and BTB domain-containing protein 43, whose amino-acid sequence MEPGTNSFRVEFPDFSSTILQKLNQQRQQGQLCDVSIVVQGHIFRAHKAVLAASSPYFCDQVLLKNSRRIVLPDVMNPRVFENILLSSYTGRLVMPAPEIVSYLTAASFLQMWHVVDKCTEVLEGNPTVLCQKLNHGSDHQSPSSSSYNGLVESFELGSGSHTDFPKAQELRDGENEEESTKDELSSQLTEHEYLPSNSSTEHDRLSTEMASQDGEEGASDSAEFHYTRPMYSKPSIMAHKRWIHVKPERLEQACEGMDVHAAYDEHQVTESINTMQTEHSVQPSGVEEDFPIGEKKVEAEFDEQADESNYDEQVDFYGSSMEEFSGERSDGSLIGHRQEAALAAGYSENIEMVTGIKEEASHLGFSATDKLYPCQCGKSFTHKSQRDRHMSMHLGLRPYGCGVCGKKFKMKHHLVGHMKIHTGIKPYECNICAKRFMWRDSFHRHVTSCTKSYEAAKAEQNTTEAN is encoded by the coding sequence ATGGAGCCTGGAACAAACTCTTTTCGAGTCGAGTTTCctgatttttctagcaccattctgCAGAAACTGAACCAGCAGCGCCAGCAAGGACAATTATGTGACGTCTCCATTGTTGTTCAAGGCCACATTTTCCGGGCACACAAAGCTGTTCTTGCTGCCAGTTCACCCTACTTTTGTGACCAAGTACTTCTGAAAAACAGCAGGAGAATTGTTTTGCCTGATGTGATGAACCCAAGAGTGTTTGAGAACATTCTCCTCTCTAGTTACACAGGACGCCTAGTAATGCCTGCTCCAGAAATCGTTAGTTACTTAACAGCAGCCAGCTTCCTCCAGATGTGGCATGTGGTGGACAAATGCACTGAGGTTTTAGAGGGAAACCCTACAGTCCTTTGTCAGAAGCTAAATCATGGCAGTGACCACCAGTCTCCAAGCAGCAGTAGTTACAATGGCCTGGTAGAGAGCTTTGAGTTGGGTTCTGGGAGCCACACTGATTTCCCCAAAGCCCAAGAACTGAGAGACGGTGAGAATGAAGAGGAGAGCACCAAAGATGAGCTGTCGTCTCAGCTCACGGAGCATGAATACCTGCCCAGCAACTCGTCAACGGAGCATGACCGGCTGAGTACTGAAATGGCAAGTCAGGATGGGGAGGAGGGAGCCAGTGACAGCGCTGAGTTCCACTACACCCGGCCCATGTATAGTAAGCCTAGCATAATGGCTCACAAACGCTGGATCCATGTGAAGCCTGAGCGCTTGGAGCAGGCTTGCGAGGGCATGGATGTGCACGCAGCCTACGATGAGCACCAGGTCACCGAGTCCATCAACACCATGCAGACAGAGCACTCGGTGCAGCCTTCAGGAGTGGAGGAGGACTTTCCCATTGGGGAGAAGAAGGTGGAAGCAGAGTTTGACGAACAGGCTGATGAAAGTAACTACGATGAGCAGGTGGATTTCTATGGCTCTTCCATGGAAGAATTTTCTGGAGAGAGGTCAGATGGGAGTCTCATTGGGCACAGACAGGAGGCTGCCCTTGCAGCAGGCTATAGTGAGAATATTGAAATGGTGACAGGGATTAAAGAAGAAGCTTCCCACTTAGGATTTTCAGCCACTGATAAGCTGTATCCTTGTCAGTGTGGGAAAAGTTTCACTCATAAGAGTCAGAGAGATCGACACATGAGCATGCACCTCGGTCTTCGGCCTTATGGTTGTGGTGTCTGTGGTAAGAAATTCAAAATGAAGCACCATCTTGTGGGCCACATGAAAATTCATACAGGCATTAAGCCGTATGAGTGTAATATCTGTGCAAAGAGATTTATGTGGAGGGACAGTTTCCACAGGCATGTGACTTCTTGTACCAAGTCCTACGAAGCTGCAAAGGCTGAGCAGAATACAACTGAGGCTAACTAA